A part of Bernardetia sp. genomic DNA contains:
- a CDS encoding UDP-N-acetylmuramoyl-L-alanyl-D-glutamate--2,6-diaminopimelate ligase yields the protein MKIIELLKNIKVESLHGDLDTTINEIQFDSRKIKPNDIYVALKGTVADGHQFIKQAIQDGAKAIVCEILPVYLEKEVIYVKVENTAKTLGLLAGNYYGNPSKKLKLVGVTGTNGKTTVVTILYKLFKKLGYNVGLISTIHNKIKTRIYPSTHTTPNPVELNKLLAEMVKKRCTHVFMEVSSHAVVQKRIEGLHFKGAVFTNISHDHLDYHKTFAEYIRAKKGFFDMLSTTAFALVNQDDKRGLVMLQNCKAKHVTYSMKSMSDYKVRIMDSSFEGMQLQIEERLNGQINGKETWTKLIGHFNAYNLLAVYAVAMLLGEDEDEILTELSNIKGVNGRFQRYTSSLGVHAIVDYAHTPDALENILKTISEIKKPHQNLITVVGCGGDRDKTKRPEMAKIATNYSTWSIFTSDNPRTEKPEDILQDMLEGVKEVEPSKYQTIVLRKEAIERACSMASKDDIILVAGKGHETYQEINGERFDFDDRVVLKESLE from the coding sequence ATGAAAATAATAGAGTTACTCAAAAATATAAAAGTAGAGTCTTTACACGGAGATTTAGACACTACTATCAATGAAATTCAATTTGACTCTCGTAAGATAAAACCAAATGATATTTATGTAGCCTTGAAAGGTACGGTGGCTGATGGGCATCAGTTCATAAAGCAAGCTATTCAAGATGGAGCAAAGGCTATTGTCTGTGAAATTTTGCCTGTGTATTTGGAAAAGGAAGTTATCTATGTAAAGGTAGAAAATACAGCCAAAACCTTAGGATTGTTGGCAGGGAACTATTATGGAAACCCGTCTAAAAAACTAAAATTGGTAGGTGTTACAGGTACGAATGGTAAGACAACAGTTGTAACAATTTTGTACAAATTATTTAAAAAACTAGGATACAACGTCGGACTTATTTCTACTATTCACAACAAAATAAAAACTCGTATTTATCCATCTACGCATACTACCCCAAATCCTGTCGAACTCAATAAGCTATTGGCAGAAATGGTAAAAAAACGCTGTACTCACGTTTTTATGGAGGTAAGCTCACACGCTGTCGTACAAAAACGCATTGAAGGACTGCATTTTAAAGGAGCTGTGTTTACAAATATTTCACACGACCATTTAGATTATCATAAAACATTTGCTGAATATATCAGAGCAAAAAAAGGCTTTTTTGATATGCTTTCCACAACAGCTTTTGCACTTGTCAATCAAGACGACAAGCGAGGTTTGGTTATGCTTCAAAACTGTAAGGCAAAACACGTAACATATTCTATGAAATCTATGTCTGATTATAAAGTCAGAATTATGGATAGTTCTTTTGAAGGAATGCAATTACAGATAGAAGAGCGTCTTAACGGGCAAATCAATGGTAAAGAAACATGGACAAAACTCATCGGACATTTTAATGCCTACAATCTCTTGGCTGTCTATGCTGTGGCGATGCTTTTGGGAGAAGATGAAGATGAAATTTTGACAGAGCTTTCCAATATAAAAGGAGTAAATGGTCGTTTTCAGCGTTATACGTCATCTTTAGGAGTTCATGCGATTGTAGATTATGCTCATACGCCCGATGCACTTGAAAATATTTTAAAAACAATTAGCGAGATAAAAAAGCCTCATCAAAATCTAATTACTGTTGTGGGCTGTGGAGGAGATAGAGATAAAACCAAACGACCAGAAATGGCAAAAATAGCTACGAATTATAGTACGTGGAGCATTTTTACATCAGATAATCCAAGAACAGAAAAGCCAGAAGATATTTTACAAGATATGTTAGAGGGGGTAAAAGAAGTAGAGCCTTCAAAATATCAGACGATAGTTTTACGCAAAGAAGCCATTGAAAGAGCTTGTAGTATGGCAAGTAAAGACGATATTATTTTAGTGGCTGGAAAAGGACACGAAACCTATCAAGAAATAAATGGAGAGCGTTTTGATTTTGATGATAGAGTAGTTTTGAAGGAATCTTTGGAGTAA
- a CDS encoding DUF3592 domain-containing protein, which yields MKPLIFGFLLLLGWVFLFITFSNYKQSSFLLENGKKTKALVIDLGEEQDFEGYEYTPIFEYQDEENNTITFVSNATSDYEPYSVGDSVEIVYFPNEPNTEVEISFFSLYGMSLIFGVLGLVFSVAGFGFLIDFYRNKK from the coding sequence ATGAAACCTCTCATTTTTGGATTTTTATTGTTACTAGGTTGGGTATTTCTCTTCATTACCTTTAGTAACTACAAACAAAGCTCATTTTTATTAGAAAATGGAAAAAAGACTAAAGCTCTTGTTATTGATTTAGGAGAAGAACAAGATTTTGAAGGCTATGAATATACTCCCATTTTTGAATATCAAGACGAAGAAAATAATACCATAACCTTTGTGAGCAATGCTACGTCAGATTATGAACCGTACAGCGTGGGCGATAGTGTAGAGATTGTTTACTTCCCAAATGAGCCGAATACTGAAGTTGAGATTTCGTTTTTTTCGCTGTATGGAATGTCTCTCATTTTTGGAGTTCTGGGTCTTGTGTTTTCTGTCGCTGGCTTCGGGTTTTTGATAGATTTTTATAGGAATAAGAAGTAG
- the hslV gene encoding ATP-dependent protease subunit HslV: MQKIKSTTVLAISHNGQIAIGADGQATMGNTVAKSTVKKIRKIADGKVITGFAGSTADAFTLLERFEEKLNSYGGNVKRSAIELAKDWRTDRYLRKLEAMMIVVDKNGILNISGSGDVIEPDEEVESIGSGSMYAKSAAIALKRHAPHLSAEEMVKEALTIAADTCIYTNHNFMIETL, from the coding sequence ATGCAAAAAATAAAATCAACAACCGTCCTTGCCATTTCTCACAACGGACAAATTGCCATTGGAGCAGACGGACAGGCAACTATGGGAAATACAGTAGCCAAATCTACTGTCAAAAAAATTCGTAAAATTGCAGATGGAAAAGTAATTACAGGCTTTGCTGGCTCAACTGCCGATGCCTTCACACTTTTAGAACGCTTCGAAGAAAAACTAAACTCGTACGGTGGAAATGTAAAACGCTCTGCCATCGAACTTGCCAAAGATTGGCGTACAGACCGTTACCTTCGTAAGCTAGAAGCAATGATGATTGTGGTAGATAAAAATGGAATCTTAAATATTTCGGGTTCTGGAGATGTTATTGAACCAGATGAAGAAGTAGAATCTATCGGCTCTGGAAGTATGTATGCAAAATCAGCTGCTATTGCGCTCAAACGCCACGCACCACACCTTTCAGCAGAAGAAATGGTAAAAGAAGCACTCACTATTGCTGCTGATACGTGTATTTATACAAACCATAACTTTATGATAGAAACACTTTAG
- a CDS encoding serine hydrolase domain-containing protein, whose protein sequence is MNFKKSLYCLWIYIFISLIFFSCQKVEKKQFEDSYISAIDSLIESTTVKPFNGVVLMVKDGKQIYSKTQGFANREKKIPLTPENQFVIGSISKQITAVMILQEYEKGSINLNEPIRTYFPNVKQKWADSVTVHHLLTHTHGIRNLNEPLAFPLGSKFEYSQLGFKLLANILENVKKQSFEEISTTFFKTIGLKHTAYPSIENKKMITAGYTETESGNIIYEENTFQNYVAAGSFISTAQDLVKWNTLLHNGKLLKNETFKLMTKQYETRKHPIFGSIEYGYGLTFQKNEQDIQIGALGFAPGFVSSNFYFPQTKTSLIILENTAYKLPNFKKTFYHHTELLKTVKNNNQPN, encoded by the coding sequence ATGAATTTTAAAAAATCATTGTATTGTTTGTGGATTTATATTTTTATCAGTCTTATTTTTTTTAGTTGCCAAAAAGTAGAAAAAAAACAGTTTGAGGATAGTTATATTTCTGCCATTGACTCGCTCATCGAATCTACTACTGTTAAGCCTTTTAATGGAGTTGTTTTGATGGTAAAAGATGGAAAACAAATCTATTCTAAAACTCAAGGCTTTGCAAACAGAGAGAAAAAAATTCCTCTGACGCCTGAAAATCAATTTGTTATTGGTTCTATAAGTAAGCAAATAACGGCTGTTATGATTTTGCAAGAATATGAAAAAGGCAGTATAAATCTTAATGAACCTATACGCACCTATTTTCCAAACGTAAAACAAAAATGGGCTGATTCTGTAACCGTTCATCATCTCTTGACGCACACACACGGCATTAGAAACTTAAATGAACCACTAGCATTTCCTTTGGGAAGCAAGTTTGAATACTCTCAATTAGGGTTTAAACTTCTTGCTAATATTTTGGAAAACGTAAAAAAGCAATCTTTTGAAGAAATTTCAACTACTTTTTTCAAAACTATTGGACTGAAACATACTGCTTATCCTAGCATCGAAAACAAAAAAATGATAACAGCAGGTTACACAGAAACAGAAAGTGGAAATATTATCTATGAGGAAAATACATTTCAGAATTATGTAGCAGCAGGAAGTTTTATTTCTACAGCACAGGATTTAGTAAAGTGGAACACACTCCTTCATAATGGAAAATTACTCAAAAATGAAACTTTTAAGCTAATGACCAAACAGTATGAAACAAGAAAACATCCTATTTTTGGAAGTATTGAATACGGTTATGGTCTTACGTTTCAAAAAAATGAGCAGGATATTCAGATTGGAGCATTAGGGTTTGCCCCTGGATTTGTGTCTTCTAACTTTTATTTTCCTCAAACAAAAACAAGCCTTATCATATTAGAAAATACGGCTTATAAATTACCTAATTTTAAAAAGACATTTTACCATCATACTGAATTATTGAAAACAGTAAAGAATAATAATCAACCAAATTAA
- the lptB gene encoding LPS export ABC transporter ATP-binding protein — protein MILRADNLVKRYGGRTVVNGVSIEVKQGEIVGVLGPNGAGKTTSFYMVVGLVKPNSGRVYLDDRDITKLPMFRRSQLGIGYLAQENSVFRELTVEENILAPLEMRNLSKQEQREKMEELIEEFRLKRFKKTKGKLLSGGERRRTEIARAVATNPNFILLDEPFAGVDPIAVENIQMLVAKLKQKNIGVLITDHKADETLSICDKVYIMFEGDPFADGTPEEVSAHKGVKDVYFGSKYEYKRKVFDFDKDFKDEF, from the coding sequence ATGATTTTAAGAGCAGATAATTTAGTCAAACGCTACGGTGGCAGAACGGTAGTGAATGGCGTTTCGATAGAAGTAAAACAAGGCGAAATTGTAGGTGTTTTGGGGCCCAATGGAGCTGGTAAGACAACTTCTTTTTATATGGTCGTAGGATTAGTAAAACCAAATAGTGGAAGAGTTTATTTGGATGATAGAGACATCACAAAGCTTCCTATGTTTCGCCGTTCGCAGCTAGGAATTGGTTATTTAGCACAGGAAAACTCTGTTTTTAGAGAACTTACTGTAGAAGAAAACATATTAGCTCCTTTAGAAATGCGAAATCTCTCCAAACAGGAGCAGCGTGAAAAAATGGAGGAACTCATTGAAGAGTTTCGTTTGAAACGCTTCAAAAAAACAAAAGGAAAACTACTCTCTGGTGGTGAGCGTCGTCGTACAGAAATTGCTAGGGCTGTGGCTACGAACCCAAACTTTATCTTACTAGATGAACCTTTTGCTGGTGTTGACCCTATCGCTGTGGAGAATATCCAAATGTTGGTAGCAAAACTAAAACAGAAGAATATTGGTGTTCTTATCACAGACCATAAAGCAGATGAGACGCTTTCGATTTGTGATAAAGTCTATATTATGTTTGAAGGTGACCCTTTCGCTGATGGAACTCCAGAAGAAGTATCGGCTCACAAAGGTGTAAAAGATGTTTACTTTGGTAGTAAGTACGAATACAAGCGTAAAGTATTTGACTTTGATAAAGATTTTAAAGATGAATTTTAA